In one Tepidisphaeraceae bacterium genomic region, the following are encoded:
- a CDS encoding redox-sensing transcriptional repressor Rex — protein MESPRSPEGIPNPAIRRLSLYLRQLEAFGRKDRRTISSKQLGESLGLTDAQVRKDLAYFGQFGHPGIGYRVDDLIVQVKHILGTDKTWNVMLVGFGNLGRALASYRGFNNKGFRLVAIFDADAAKVGKTHDDLIIQPLSELRETVGRLNIRLAILAVPGDVAQDVADQLVESGIHGILNFAPATITVPPTVALNAVDLAVQLEQLSFQANVSPGSGEG, from the coding sequence ATGGAGTCGCCCCGATCGCCGGAAGGAATCCCGAACCCCGCCATCCGCCGGCTTAGTCTGTACCTGCGCCAACTGGAGGCCTTCGGGCGCAAGGACCGGCGCACCATCTCCAGCAAGCAACTCGGGGAAAGTTTGGGCCTGACCGATGCCCAGGTCCGAAAAGATCTGGCCTACTTCGGGCAGTTCGGGCATCCCGGCATTGGTTATCGGGTGGACGACCTCATCGTGCAGGTGAAGCACATCCTGGGGACGGACAAGACCTGGAACGTGATGCTGGTGGGCTTCGGCAACCTCGGCCGGGCGCTGGCGTCGTACCGGGGGTTCAACAACAAGGGTTTTAGGCTCGTCGCCATCTTCGACGCAGATGCGGCCAAGGTGGGGAAGACGCACGACGATCTGATCATTCAGCCACTATCTGAACTGCGGGAGACGGTGGGGCGGTTAAACATCCGGCTGGCGATATTGGCCGTGCCGGGCGACGTGGCGCAGGACGTGGCGGACCAACTGGTCGAATCCGGCATCCACGGCATCCTGAACTTCGCCCCGGCCACGATCACCGTCCCGCCGACCGTGGCGCTGAACGCGGTGGATTTGGCGGTGCAGTTGGAGCAGCTGTCGTTCCAGGCGAACGTGTCGCCGGGGAGTGGGGAGGGGTAG
- the nhaA gene encoding Na+/H+ antiporter NhaA, protein MEAPQSPIVKSKLAPLLRPIDRFLSAESAGGILLIIGAIVALFWANSQWGDGYQHFWHTKLAITFGDYKHALSLEHWVNDGLMVIFFLLVGLEIKRELVIGELASIRSATLPLVAAIGGMVVPAGLYLAFNAGGEGSHGWGVPMATDIAFAIGVLALVGKSVSTSVKIFLLAVAIVDDLGAVMVIAFFYTGDINTGALGVAGGFLAALVALNLLRVHRPLPYILLGLGMWAATLYSGIHATIAGVLLAFTIPATRQTEERPYVDYVRQHLATFEREVDTAPDVITDDQSHSLLAMEEASQAVQTPLARVEHALLRPVNFIIVPLFALANAGVDLRSGGTAAFGSPVMWGILVGLFVGKPLGVLVASWIAIKMGIASMPTGGTVRHLTGVAVLCGIGFTMSLLVANLAFPASAERLTAAKVGILAASVLAAVVGGLLLATSGKRGQGVVDMDQLTGRPRAGV, encoded by the coding sequence ATGGAAGCACCTCAGAGCCCCATCGTCAAGTCGAAGTTGGCCCCGTTGTTGCGCCCGATCGACCGGTTTCTCTCGGCCGAGTCGGCCGGTGGCATCTTGCTGATCATCGGGGCGATCGTGGCGCTGTTCTGGGCCAACTCGCAGTGGGGCGATGGGTACCAGCACTTCTGGCACACGAAGCTCGCGATCACGTTCGGCGATTACAAGCACGCGCTATCGCTGGAACACTGGGTGAACGACGGCCTGATGGTCATCTTCTTCCTGCTGGTGGGGCTGGAAATCAAACGCGAACTGGTGATCGGCGAACTGGCCTCCATCCGCAGCGCCACGCTGCCGCTCGTGGCGGCCATCGGGGGCATGGTGGTGCCGGCGGGGCTTTACCTGGCGTTCAACGCCGGTGGGGAGGGTTCGCACGGGTGGGGCGTGCCGATGGCGACCGACATCGCGTTTGCGATCGGCGTGCTGGCGCTGGTGGGGAAGTCGGTCAGCACGTCGGTGAAGATCTTCCTGCTGGCCGTCGCGATCGTCGACGATCTTGGGGCCGTGATGGTGATCGCGTTCTTCTACACCGGTGACATCAACACCGGCGCGCTGGGGGTTGCCGGTGGGTTCCTCGCGGCACTGGTGGCGCTAAATCTGCTACGCGTGCATCGACCGTTGCCTTACATTCTGCTGGGCCTGGGCATGTGGGCGGCGACGCTCTACAGCGGCATCCACGCGACGATCGCCGGTGTGCTGCTGGCCTTCACGATCCCGGCGACGCGCCAGACGGAAGAACGGCCGTACGTCGACTACGTACGGCAACACCTGGCGACCTTCGAGCGCGAGGTGGACACCGCGCCCGACGTCATTACCGACGATCAGAGCCACTCGCTGCTGGCGATGGAGGAGGCCTCGCAGGCCGTGCAGACCCCGCTGGCGCGCGTCGAGCACGCGCTGCTGAGGCCGGTGAACTTCATCATCGTGCCGTTGTTCGCCCTGGCCAATGCCGGCGTCGATTTGCGTAGTGGTGGGACGGCGGCGTTCGGCAGTCCGGTGATGTGGGGCATTCTGGTCGGCCTGTTCGTGGGTAAGCCGCTGGGCGTGCTGGTGGCGTCGTGGATCGCAATCAAGATGGGCATCGCGTCGATGCCGACCGGTGGTACGGTCCGGCACCTGACCGGGGTCGCGGTGCTGTGCGGCATCGGCTTCACGATGTCACTGCTGGTGGCGAACCTGGCCTTCCCCGCGTCCGCAGAGCGACTGACGGCCGCAAAGGTGGGAATCTTAGCGGCGTCGGTGCTGGCGGCGGTGGTGGGCGGCCTGTTGCTGGCCACCTCCGGCAAGCGCGGCCAAGGCGTGGTCGACATGGACCAACTTACAGGTCGCCCGCGCGCGGGGGTTTAG
- the argC gene encoding N-acetyl-gamma-glutamyl-phosphate reductase, translating to MIRVGIVGVSGYGGGEVLRLALTHPQFEVVYVAGEGSAGSRLVEKFPGIGKLGDLVIQKWDPAALPPLNVLFASLPSGESSAALAAVPAGVKIVDIGGDHRFLDGWTYGLADVWPDQIRNATRVANPGCYPAASLAALSPLVANGLIDPASIIIDAKTGVSGAGRGGGSTFGYAEVNEDVSPYGLLKHVHVPEMTKALTQIGNAAATLVFTPHLLPMTRGILATCYGRGTATTEQCLDAARKFYEGRPFVRVIDRAPHSKWATGSNLAYVSYAADPARNIVIAMAAIDNLGKGAAGQAVQNANLMMGLPETAGLESAPLWP from the coding sequence ATGATCCGAGTCGGCATTGTTGGCGTCAGTGGGTACGGCGGCGGCGAGGTGCTGCGTCTGGCGCTGACGCACCCGCAGTTCGAGGTCGTCTACGTCGCCGGCGAGGGCAGCGCGGGCTCGCGGCTAGTCGAGAAGTTTCCCGGCATCGGCAAACTCGGCGACCTGGTGATTCAGAAGTGGGACCCCGCCGCCCTACCACCGCTGAACGTGCTGTTCGCGTCGCTGCCATCGGGTGAAAGCTCCGCGGCGTTGGCGGCGGTGCCGGCGGGCGTGAAGATCGTCGACATTGGCGGCGACCATCGCTTCCTGGACGGCTGGACCTACGGCCTGGCCGACGTGTGGCCCGACCAGATCCGCAACGCCACCCGCGTCGCCAACCCCGGTTGCTATCCCGCGGCGTCGCTGGCGGCGCTGTCGCCGTTGGTCGCAAATGGGCTCATCGACCCCGCGAGCATCATCATCGACGCCAAGACCGGTGTGAGCGGCGCCGGCCGGGGTGGTGGCAGCACGTTCGGTTACGCCGAGGTGAACGAGGACGTCTCCCCGTACGGCCTGCTGAAGCACGTGCACGTGCCCGAGATGACCAAGGCCCTTACGCAGATCGGCAACGCCGCCGCGACGCTCGTCTTCACGCCCCACCTGCTCCCCATGACGCGCGGCATCCTGGCCACCTGCTACGGGCGCGGCACCGCGACCACCGAGCAGTGCCTCGACGCGGCCCGCAAGTTCTACGAGGGCCGGCCCTTCGTGCGGGTGATCGACCGGGCGCCGCACTCGAAGTGGGCGACGGGCTCGAACCTGGCCTACGTTTCGTACGCCGCCGATCCGGCGCGCAACATCGTCATTGCGATGGCGGCGATCGACAACCTCGGTAAGGGCGCCGCGGGTCAGGCCGTGCAGAACGCCAACCTGATGATGGGGTTGCCCGAGACGGCTGGCCTTGAGAGCGCGCCGTTGTGGCCATAG
- a CDS encoding aldo/keto reductase, with product MPRMQYRTLGRTGYSVSTISFGAWAVGGSWGSVNDDESLNAMRRALDLGVNFIDTADVYGDGHSERLIAKLAKERPGQFKVATKAGRRLNPHVPAGYTPANIEAFVDRSLQNLQTDCLDLVQLHCPPTAVYYDPALFDGLADITRKGKVRHWGVSVEKVEEALKAINYDIVASVQIIFNAFRLRPVELFFGEAQRRNVGILARVPLASGLLTGKITRDTQFARDDHRNFNRHGKAFDVGETFSGLEDFDAALAAVEELKSLLPPGVSMAAFALRWILMHEAVSCAIPGAKRADQVDDNVSASDLPALSDLQMKAIEQIYDRHVRGQVHQKW from the coding sequence ATGCCGCGCATGCAGTATCGCACGCTTGGCAGGACCGGTTATTCCGTTTCGACGATCTCCTTCGGCGCCTGGGCCGTGGGCGGCTCGTGGGGCAGCGTTAACGACGACGAGTCGCTGAACGCGATGCGCCGCGCGCTCGACCTTGGCGTGAACTTCATCGACACCGCCGACGTCTATGGCGACGGTCATAGCGAACGGTTGATCGCCAAGCTGGCCAAGGAACGCCCCGGCCAGTTCAAGGTCGCCACCAAGGCCGGTCGGCGGCTGAACCCGCACGTGCCAGCGGGGTACACGCCGGCGAACATCGAGGCGTTCGTCGACCGCAGCTTGCAGAACCTGCAGACGGACTGTCTCGACCTCGTGCAACTGCACTGCCCACCGACGGCCGTCTATTACGATCCTGCCCTGTTTGATGGGCTGGCCGACATCACGCGCAAGGGGAAGGTGCGGCACTGGGGCGTTAGCGTGGAGAAGGTGGAGGAAGCGCTGAAGGCGATCAACTACGACATCGTCGCCAGCGTGCAGATCATCTTCAACGCCTTCCGCCTTCGGCCGGTGGAACTGTTCTTCGGGGAAGCGCAACGGCGGAACGTGGGCATTCTGGCACGCGTGCCGTTGGCCAGCGGCTTACTGACCGGCAAGATCACGCGCGATACGCAGTTCGCCCGCGACGATCACCGCAACTTCAACCGCCATGGGAAGGCGTTCGACGTCGGCGAAACGTTCAGCGGCCTGGAGGACTTCGACGCGGCCCTTGCCGCGGTGGAGGAGTTGAAGTCGCTCCTGCCGCCCGGCGTTTCGATGGCAGCGTTCGCGCTGCGGTGGATCCTGATGCACGAGGCGGTCAGCTGCGCGATCCCCGGCGCCAAGCGGGCGGACCAGGTCGACGACAACGTATCGGCGAGCGATCTACCCGCTCTGTCGGATCTACAAATGAAGGCGATCGAGCAGATCTATGATCGCCACGTGCGCGGGCAGGTGCATCAGAAATGGTGA
- the infC gene encoding translation initiation factor IF-3, with the protein MSTQFRHNHQIRISPIRLINDKEEQVGIVSTADALRMANEAGLDLVEVAPTARPPVCRIMDYGKWRYQQQKKEDKSRASSKAGQLKELKFKTVKIGDHDLMIKINHAREFLKEGNKVQFTLQFRGREMAHIDLGRDIFTKIKTELWPVSKIERDAKMEGRRMTLVLQPDHKAPGAKPPVVNTGTAPQAARGGFSGTGSGLNLPPRPGQVNAPVAPRPGQSANPVANLPVAPRPGQSVNPVANLPVAPRGTTGPTIAPATPRPEPEPANR; encoded by the coding sequence ATTTCTACCCAATTCCGACACAACCACCAGATCCGCATTTCGCCGATTCGCCTGATCAACGACAAAGAAGAACAGGTTGGCATCGTCTCGACCGCCGACGCGTTGCGAATGGCGAACGAGGCGGGTCTGGACCTTGTCGAGGTCGCCCCGACCGCGCGTCCACCCGTCTGCCGCATCATGGATTACGGGAAGTGGCGCTACCAGCAGCAGAAGAAGGAAGACAAGTCGCGCGCCAGCTCGAAGGCCGGTCAGCTGAAGGAGCTGAAGTTCAAGACGGTGAAGATCGGCGACCACGATTTGATGATCAAGATCAACCACGCCCGCGAGTTCCTGAAGGAAGGGAACAAGGTGCAGTTCACACTGCAGTTCCGCGGGCGCGAGATGGCGCACATCGACCTGGGCCGCGACATCTTCACGAAGATCAAGACGGAACTCTGGCCGGTGAGCAAGATCGAGCGCGACGCCAAGATGGAAGGGCGCCGGATGACGCTTGTGCTGCAGCCGGACCACAAGGCCCCCGGCGCCAAGCCCCCGGTGGTGAACACCGGCACGGCCCCGCAGGCGGCGCGTGGTGGGTTCAGTGGCACGGGCAGCGGGTTGAACCTGCCGCCGCGCCCGGGTCAGGTGAATGCCCCGGTTGCCCCACGGCCCGGGCAATCGGCCAACCCTGTTGCCAACCTGCCCGTTGCGCCCCGGCCGGGCCAGTCGGTTAACCCCGTCGCCAACCTGCCGGTCGCCCCGCGCGGCACCACCGGCCCGACCATCGCCCCCGCGACCCCGCGGCCGGAGCCCGAGCCGGCGAATCGGTAA
- a CDS encoding vitamin K epoxide reductase family protein — translation MHPAQLSYELRNETSPDLTRRRWIIGLSLLGVAAGKIVGAYQTGILRRLPDLPFWPFDSNRVNASDYAYSRGQMPDGLPMIVNLGITACLAGAGGKYRAEDNPALPIATTAKAIADLAVTAKLGQEEWRENKALCAYCQAATVASAAVLVLSLPETIRALKSITGPKPAQPARRTVRAIVGRTRAMMNA, via the coding sequence ATGCATCCTGCCCAACTCAGCTATGAATTGCGGAACGAGACGAGCCCCGACTTGACGCGTCGCCGATGGATCATCGGGCTGTCGTTGCTGGGGGTCGCGGCCGGAAAGATCGTCGGCGCCTACCAGACCGGCATCCTCAGGCGGTTGCCCGACCTGCCCTTCTGGCCGTTCGATTCCAATCGCGTGAACGCCTCCGACTACGCCTACAGCCGCGGCCAGATGCCCGACGGGTTGCCGATGATCGTGAACCTCGGCATCACCGCCTGCCTCGCCGGTGCCGGTGGGAAGTACCGCGCCGAAGATAACCCTGCGTTGCCCATCGCCACCACCGCCAAGGCAATTGCTGACCTCGCGGTCACTGCAAAGCTCGGGCAGGAGGAATGGCGTGAGAACAAGGCCCTGTGCGCCTACTGCCAAGCCGCTACTGTGGCGTCGGCCGCGGTGCTGGTGTTGTCGTTGCCGGAGACGATTCGGGCGCTGAAGTCGATCACCGGTCCGAAACCAGCGCAACCGGCGCGGCGTACGGTTCGCGCCATCGTCGGCCGCACCCGAGCTATGATGAACGCTTAA
- a CDS encoding calcium-binding protein: MQSSPQSIMEALEPRRLMAATVEGLRVLIITADDTPTTVDINVVSRTTFTLTIDGGAPVDYSLRRVRGVRFFGGAGDDVFRINSLATDPANGIRRAVLFNRKAVIWGGDGNDTIYDGYGNSRINGGLGNDTIYGGGGSDNIVGSAGDDIIFGGPRDTEPSLRDGNDVIFGGSGNDTIDGGRGNDVMFGQDGDDILIGSTSRDALYGNAGNDTLIGGPDRDILYAGGQDGDILQDVQDRDRANRGELKGMTLYLSRIVRAYVPAAMQADARL; encoded by the coding sequence ATGCAGTCGTCCCCTCAATCGATCATGGAAGCACTCGAGCCGCGCCGTCTGATGGCGGCCACGGTTGAGGGGCTGCGCGTGCTGATCATCACCGCCGACGACACGCCGACCACGGTCGACATCAACGTCGTGAGCCGGACGACCTTTACGCTGACGATCGACGGTGGCGCGCCGGTCGACTATTCGCTGCGCCGCGTGCGCGGCGTGCGGTTCTTCGGTGGCGCCGGGGACGACGTCTTCCGCATCAATTCCCTGGCCACCGACCCCGCCAATGGCATCCGCCGCGCCGTGCTGTTCAACCGCAAGGCGGTCATCTGGGGCGGCGACGGCAACGACACGATCTACGACGGGTACGGCAACTCGCGCATCAACGGTGGGCTCGGCAACGACACGATCTACGGGGGCGGTGGGTCGGACAACATCGTCGGCTCGGCCGGTGACGACATCATCTTCGGTGGCCCGCGCGACACCGAGCCCAGCCTGCGCGACGGCAATGACGTGATCTTCGGTGGCTCCGGCAACGATACGATCGATGGTGGCCGTGGCAACGACGTGATGTTCGGCCAGGACGGGGACGACATCCTCATCGGCAGCACCAGCCGCGACGCGCTCTACGGCAACGCCGGCAACGACACGCTGATCGGCGGCCCCGATCGCGACATCCTCTATGCCGGTGGCCAGGACGGCGACATCCTCCAAGACGTCCAGGATCGCGACCGTGCGAACCGCGGTGAGCTGAAAGGCATGACGCTCTACCTGTCCCGCATCGTCCGCGCCTACGTGCCGGCCGCCATGCAGGCCGACGCCCGCCTGTAG
- a CDS encoding PQQ-binding-like beta-propeller repeat protein, with amino-acid sequence MKRTFRFAIIASVISANASTSTFAGFDPVEETPGLMNQIAVLSLEAQDASAGAVARLNDLWAGSGGGIVHQEDGSVQSMAGWLYGLPAEQRTALMSTVDPNRNLDGPSFAVLPAVRAAAEGGTASPLELYARIRAVPLTADMGAALALVGDRALAWGDPANADAFYDMARQAGWSNDPRQSGASGKQPAATATPVAVATPWFGDPKKLQLARVLPVTVGDTTFISGPAGVVALKGDAVLWTNTWGEPDDIAAGAPLPGGAGRGPVLSPAVLSGMGTAQIMVVNTPATADLPGMLRAIRASDGRTVWQSNGDSAHDGVRFVGPATIVGRYVYAPGVQTNGMLTTLMVACIDITSGRSLWLAPLGNVTDTARSGNRRPLEHHWHQSAPFVSGDALFVAPGVGHVFALDRFNGRFLWARPYTVNEADDGEVQRFRNQLRSRQYATPPVHPLQVQRYAAGLGRSGNALVVAPLDTPATFGLDSLTGKVLWTRTEMDPPNLIAVTGNNAIYTGGKLVALDPATGVDRWTAALPEPPAGVVALVDGKLHVPTATAKLSVDPTNGTGATNVASLLEKPLAAEPVKEALKAIGAATSIGLDEKAK; translated from the coding sequence ATGAAGCGCACGTTCCGCTTTGCCATCATTGCCAGCGTCATCAGCGCCAACGCGTCCACTTCCACCTTTGCCGGCTTCGATCCGGTCGAGGAGACGCCGGGCCTGATGAATCAGATCGCGGTGCTGTCGCTGGAGGCTCAGGACGCCAGCGCCGGGGCCGTCGCCCGGCTGAACGACCTTTGGGCAGGTTCCGGTGGGGGCATCGTGCATCAGGAAGATGGGTCAGTGCAATCAATGGCGGGGTGGTTGTACGGCCTGCCGGCCGAGCAACGGACCGCGTTGATGAGCACGGTGGATCCGAACAGGAACCTCGACGGCCCATCGTTCGCGGTGCTGCCGGCGGTTCGGGCGGCGGCCGAGGGGGGGACGGCGTCACCGTTGGAGTTGTACGCCCGCATCCGCGCGGTGCCGCTCACTGCCGATATGGGCGCCGCCCTGGCGCTTGTCGGAGATCGAGCGCTGGCGTGGGGCGATCCGGCAAATGCCGACGCGTTCTACGACATGGCCAGGCAGGCCGGTTGGTCCAACGACCCTCGCCAATCGGGCGCATCGGGCAAGCAGCCCGCGGCGACGGCGACGCCTGTTGCGGTCGCGACGCCTTGGTTCGGTGATCCGAAGAAGCTGCAACTGGCCCGCGTGCTACCGGTAACCGTCGGCGACACGACGTTCATCAGTGGGCCTGCTGGTGTCGTGGCGCTGAAGGGCGACGCCGTGCTCTGGACGAACACCTGGGGCGAGCCCGACGACATCGCCGCCGGCGCGCCACTTCCAGGTGGGGCGGGCCGGGGTCCGGTCCTGTCACCTGCGGTGCTGAGCGGTATGGGCACGGCGCAGATCATGGTCGTCAACACGCCCGCGACCGCCGACCTGCCCGGCATGCTGCGCGCGATTCGCGCCAGTGATGGCCGCACGGTGTGGCAGTCGAACGGCGACAGCGCCCACGATGGCGTGCGCTTCGTTGGCCCGGCGACGATCGTCGGGCGCTACGTCTACGCGCCGGGGGTGCAGACGAACGGTATGCTCACGACGTTGATGGTCGCCTGCATCGACATCACCAGTGGCCGTTCGCTGTGGCTGGCCCCACTGGGCAACGTCACCGATACCGCCCGCAGCGGCAACCGTCGGCCACTGGAGCATCACTGGCACCAGAGTGCGCCCTTCGTATCGGGCGATGCGCTGTTCGTCGCGCCGGGCGTGGGTCACGTCTTCGCGCTCGACCGGTTCAACGGCCGGTTTCTCTGGGCGCGGCCATACACCGTCAACGAAGCCGACGACGGTGAGGTGCAGCGCTTTCGCAACCAACTGCGCAGCCGGCAGTACGCGACGCCCCCGGTGCACCCGCTACAGGTGCAGCGCTACGCCGCCGGTCTCGGCCGCTCGGGCAATGCGCTGGTGGTGGCGCCGCTCGACACGCCGGCCACCTTTGGGCTGGACTCGTTGACCGGCAAGGTGCTCTGGACGCGCACGGAGATGGACCCACCGAACCTGATCGCCGTCACGGGGAACAACGCGATCTATACCGGTGGAAAGCTAGTCGCGCTTGACCCCGCAACGGGCGTGGACCGCTGGACCGCCGCGCTGCCCGAACCGCCGGCCGGGGTCGTGGCGCTTGTCGATGGCAAACTTCACGTGCCCACGGCGACGGCCAAGCTTTCGGTCGACCCGACCAACGGCACCGGCGCGACGAACGTCGCATCGCTGTTGGAAAAGCCGCTGGCCGCGGAACCGGTGAAAGAGGCGCTAAAGGCAATCGGGGCTGCCACATCGATCGGGCTGGATGAAAAGGCGAAGTGA
- a CDS encoding AraC family transcriptional regulator, protein MTSLITRCRPVQAIQYLESTKPDQVSYRQLFDHLRRSVSFTEAFVVATLLRGTLQIIQPQRLNEAVQRTYDRAGQRVDVYTWQAMRTRETVVRSAESDDFSTAFMTPLAFRHVAILPLQAPLLVGYPGALHIYRSEEGPFTEEELECLAEFAGRLDELAAGTRVERMATVELTEIPENGLRLALFNADGVPLEFSQPSQFDQESRARMAHLAINRLAQATTDDIVGDRILVTDADGDSLTYRAVTYNNYPALGGGRFVGFFAQPEPTELASLRTADVVADPELSRLIPALRFMYNEFRKSPTLVDTAKTVHLSPFHFHRRFSDLLGLTPKHYMLDCQIADAKKELLAGSKDLATIAADGGFAHQSHFTSRFKQATGQTPTRWRRMALDRRRGR, encoded by the coding sequence ATGACTTCGCTAATCACACGCTGTCGCCCCGTGCAAGCTATTCAGTACCTTGAGTCGACCAAGCCCGATCAGGTTTCGTACCGTCAACTGTTCGACCACTTGCGTCGAAGCGTCTCGTTCACCGAGGCGTTCGTCGTGGCAACGCTGTTGCGCGGCACGCTGCAAATCATTCAGCCCCAACGCCTTAACGAGGCCGTCCAGCGGACGTACGACCGCGCGGGGCAGCGGGTGGACGTTTACACTTGGCAGGCGATGCGCACGCGTGAGACGGTCGTTCGCTCGGCCGAGTCCGACGACTTCAGCACGGCGTTCATGACGCCACTCGCCTTCCGCCACGTCGCGATCCTGCCGCTGCAGGCGCCGTTGCTGGTGGGGTATCCCGGGGCGCTGCACATTTACCGTTCAGAAGAGGGACCATTCACCGAAGAGGAACTCGAGTGCCTTGCTGAGTTTGCGGGCCGCCTCGACGAGTTGGCCGCCGGTACCCGCGTCGAGCGGATGGCGACGGTTGAGCTGACCGAGATTCCGGAAAACGGCCTGCGTCTTGCGCTATTTAACGCCGACGGGGTCCCACTGGAGTTCAGCCAGCCTTCCCAGTTTGACCAGGAGTCGCGGGCGCGCATGGCCCACTTGGCCATCAACCGGTTGGCGCAGGCGACGACTGACGACATCGTTGGCGATCGCATCCTGGTGACCGACGCCGACGGTGATTCCCTGACGTATCGCGCTGTTACGTATAACAACTATCCCGCGTTGGGTGGCGGGCGGTTCGTGGGCTTCTTTGCCCAACCGGAACCGACCGAACTGGCCTCGCTTCGCACCGCCGACGTGGTGGCCGATCCCGAGTTGTCTCGGCTCATCCCGGCGCTGCGCTTCATGTACAACGAGTTCCGCAAGAGCCCGACCTTGGTCGATACCGCCAAGACGGTGCACCTGAGCCCGTTCCACTTCCATCGCCGGTTCAGCGACTTGCTGGGCCTGACGCCGAAGCACTACATGCTCGACTGCCAGATCGCCGACGCGAAGAAGGAACTGCTGGCCGGGTCGAAGGACCTCGCGACGATCGCCGCCGACGGTGGATTTGCGCATCAGAGCCACTTCACCAGCCGGTTCAAGCAGGCCACGGGCCAGACGCCCACCCGCTGGCGCCGCATGGCGCTGGACCGTCGCCGTGGGCGGTAG
- a CDS encoding transcriptional repressor: MANAPHILPNLPKMRTPRQEALPYEPVCALFRRYLHGQKLKFTPERAAMLDTVLRRTGLFEADQLADDLKGLGHDVSRATVYRTLSHLQDAGILKQVFFDNKQSYYEVIVGRQTHDYLICVATGRVIEFSSDRLKALRDEICAQHGFDPLSHQFHIFGLSPEGKAEQKGKGAVKD; encoded by the coding sequence ATGGCCAACGCACCCCACATTCTGCCCAATCTTCCGAAGATGCGGACGCCCCGACAGGAAGCGCTGCCGTACGAACCGGTCTGCGCGCTCTTTCGGCGATACCTGCACGGGCAGAAGCTCAAGTTTACCCCCGAGCGCGCCGCCATGCTCGACACCGTCCTACGGCGGACCGGCCTATTCGAGGCCGATCAGTTGGCCGACGATCTAAAGGGCCTCGGCCACGATGTGAGCCGGGCGACCGTGTACCGTACGCTCAGCCACCTGCAGGACGCCGGCATCCTGAAGCAGGTTTTCTTCGACAACAAGCAGAGCTACTACGAGGTGATCGTCGGTCGGCAGACGCACGACTACCTGATCTGCGTCGCCACGGGGCGAGTGATCGAGTTCAGCAGCGATCGGCTCAAGGCGCTGCGCGACGAGATCTGCGCCCAACATGGGTTTGACCCGCTGTCGCACCAGTTCCATATCTTCGGGTTAAGTCCGGAAGGCAAGGCCGAGCAGAAGGGAAAAGGGGCTGTCAAAGACTAA